A window of the Cynocephalus volans isolate mCynVol1 chromosome 10, mCynVol1.pri, whole genome shotgun sequence genome harbors these coding sequences:
- the SLC22A31 gene encoding putative solute carrier family 22 member 31, with product MEQEVRALRAAGGFGRARRLLASASWLPCVALGLALSSEPLLTARPAHHCRPDPALLPPALRALRGPALLDASLPLQGPTRVPSPCLLLRYPEPAPRTRPGAGTAPAPAPNGTRPCTSSAAGPAWNLVCEDSWKVPLEQASHLLGRLLGCVVLGAGCDRFGRRAVFVASLVLATGLGASEALAANFPTLLVLRLLHGGTLAGAFLALYVARLELCDPPHRLVFSMGASLFSVVGTLLLPGLAVLLRDWRLLQGLSALVTGLLLLFWGFPVLFPESPCWLLATGQVARARRILSHFAEASGVDPQDGPLEEENSLATATELAALSTGHPQPRYHSLLGLLHTRITWRNGLILGFSSLIGGGIRASFLRILAPSEPDFYLPYFLEACLEAVATVILLLMADRCGRRPVLLLGTMITGLASLLLLAGTQYLPGWTMLSLSVLGLLAAQAVSALSSLFAAEVFPTVIRGAGLGLVLGAGLLGGVAAPLTDMQGRQGFFLQHVVFTSLAILVLLCVLLLPESHGRALPQSLQDADRLCRSPLLHGSPHQDHLPLLLSSHPQPQQLSSCLVAP from the exons ATGGAGCAGGAGGTGCGGGCGCTGCGCGCGGCGGGCGGCTTCGGCCGGGCCCGGCGCCTGTTGGCCTCCGCCTCGTGGCTGCCGTGCGTGGCGCTGGGGCTGGCGCTGAGCTCCGAGCCGTTGCTCACCGCCCGGCCCGCGCACCACTGCCGGCCGGACCCCGCGCTGCTGCCACCCGCGCTGCGCGCCCTGCGCGGGCCCGCGCTGCTCGACGCCAGCCTGCCGCTCCAGGGCCCAACGCGCGTCCCGAGCCCCTGCCTGCTCCTGCGCTACCCCGAGCCCGCGCCCCGCACCCGCCCCGGCGCCGGCACCGCGCCCGCACCCGCGCCCAACGGCACGCGGCCCTGCAC CAGCTCGGCAGCCG GGCCAGCC tggaaCCTCGTGTGTGAGGATAGCTGGAAGGTCCCGCTGGAGCAGGCAAGCCACCTCCTGGGCCGACTGTTGGGCTGTGTCGTCCTGGGCGCGGGCTGTGACCG GTTTGGCCGCCGAGCTGTTTTTGTGGCCTCTCTGGTGCTGGCCACGGGCCTGGGGGCCAGCGAGGCCCTGGCTGCCAACTTCCCCACTCTGCTGGTCCTGCGGCTGCTCCATGGGGGGACTCTGGCGGGGGCCTTCCTTGCCCTATACGTGGCTC GCCTGGAGCTGTGCGACCCCCCGCACCGCCTGGTCTTCTCCATGGGGGCCAGCCTCTTCTCAGTGGTAGGCACTCTGCTGCTGCCTGGCCTGGCGGTGCTACTGCGGGACTGGCGCCTTCTGCAGGGGCTGAGTGCCCTGGTAACTGGACTCCTGCTGCTCTTTTGGGG GTTCCCAGTCCTGTTCCCTGAGTCTCCCTGCTGGCTACTGGCCACGGGGCAGGTGGCCCGAGCCAGGAGGATCCTGTCGCACTTTGCGGAAGCCAGCGGTGTGGACCCCCAGGATGGCCCCTTGGAGGAAGAAAACTCCTTGGC CACGGCCACAGAGCTGGCTGCGCTGTCTACAGGGCACCCCCAGCCCCGGTACCACTCCCTCCTGGGGCTCCTGCACACTCGCATCACATGGAGAAACGGGCTTATCCTGGGCTTCAGTTc GCTGATCGGTGGGGGCATCAGAGCCAGCTTCCTCCGCATCCTGGCTCCCAGCGAGCCTGACTTTTATCTGCCCTACTTCCTGGAGGCCTGCCTGGAGGCAGTGGCCACAGTCATCCTGCTCCTCATGGCAGATCGCTGTGGACGCCGCCCTGTCCTGCTGCTGGGCACCATGATCACAGGCCTGGCATCCCTGTTGCTCCTTGCTGGGACCCAGT ACCTGCCGGGCTGGACCATGCTGTCCCTCTCTGTCCTGGGGCTCCTGGCTGCCCAGGCCGTGTCTGCACTCAGCAGCCTCTTTGCAGCTGAAGTCTTCCCTACCGTGATCAG GGGGGCCGGGCTGGGCCTCGTGCTGGGGGCCGGGCTCCTGGGCGGGGTGGCTGCCCCGCTCACCGACATGCAGGGCAGGCAGGGCTTCTTCCTGCAACATGTGGTCTTCACCTCCCTGGCCATCCTTGTCCTGCTCTGCGTCCTGCTGCTGCCTGAGAGCCACGGCCGGGCACTGCCCCAGTCGCTACAGGACGCTGACCGCCTGTGCCGCTCTCCACTCCTGCATGGCAGCCCGCACCAGGACCACCTGCCCCTGTTGctgtcctcccacccccagcctcagcaGCTCTCATCCTGCCTGGTGGCCCCATGA
- the CDH15 gene encoding cadherin-15 isoform X2, producing MDAALLLALGLLAQSLGLCVGVPGLHKPTTLYPWRRAPALGRVRRAWVIPPISVSENHKRLPYPLVQIKSDKQQLGSVIYSIQGPGVDEEPRGVFSIDKFTGRVFLNAMLDREKTDRFRLRAFALDLGGSTLEDPTDLEIVVVDQNDNRPTFQQEVFTGRVVEGAVPGTYVTRAEATDADDPETDNAALRYSILEQGSPELFSIDEHTGEIRTVQVGLDREVVAVYNLTLQVADMSGDGLTATASAVISVDDINDNAPEFTRDESFMEATEAVSGVDVGRLEVEDRDLPGSPNWAAKFTILEGDPDGQFTIRTDPKTNAGVLSVVKPLDYESRQLYELKVSVQNEAPLQAAAPRAQQGQARVIVRVQDTNEAPVFQENPLRTSLAEGTPPGTPVATFSARDPDTQQLQRLSYSKDYDPEDWLQVDGATGRIQTQRVLSPASPFLKDGWYRAIILACDDASPPSTATGTLSIEILEVNDHAPVLAPPPPPSSLCSEPHQGPGLLLGATDEDLPPHGAPFHFQLSPSLPELGQNWSLSQVNGTHVHLQPRLRLTEGPHVLRLLLRDSGRPPQQREQLLNVTVCHCSSDGACLPGTAALRAGHAGLSLAALLTMLASAAALLLLVLLMVLRTRCRQRSQDKGLMYGLQDELRDNILNYDEQGGGEEDQDAYDINQLRHPTKLTAPLGRPPLRRDTPYGHLPPQPPRMLPTSPADILDFISDGLEAADSDPSVPPYDTALIYDYEGDGSVAGTLSSILSSLGDEDQDYDYLRDWGPRFTRLADMYGRP from the exons ATGGATGCCGCGCTCCTCCTGGCCCTCGGGCTGCTGGCCCAG AGCCTTGGCCTGTGTGTGGGGGTCCCCGGGCTGCACAAGCCTACCACCCTATACCCCTGGCGCCGGGCGCCTGCGCTGGGCCGTGTGCGCAGAGCCTGGGTCATTCCCCCCATCAGTGTGTCTGAGAACCACAAGCGCCTCCCCTACCCCCTGGTGCAG ATCAAGTCGGACAAGCAGCAGCTCGGCAGTGTCATTTACAGCATCCAGGGACCCGGCGTGGACGAGGAGCCACGGGGCGTCTTCTCCATAGACAAGTTCACCGGGCGGGTGTTCCTTAATGCCATGCTGGACCGCGAGAAGACCGACCGCTTTAGG CTGCGGGCCTTTGCCCTGGACCTGGGAGGGTCCACCCTGGAGGACCCCACAGACCTGGAGATCGTGGTTGTGGATCAGAACGACAACCGGCCCACCTTCCAGCAAGAGGTGTTCACTGGCCGAGTGGTTGAGGGCGCTGTCCCAG GCACCTATGTGACCAGGGCGGAGGCCACGGATGCCGACGACCCAGAAACAGACAATGCAGCGCTGCGGTACTCCATCCTGGAGCAAGGCAGCCCCGAGCTCTTCAGCATCGACGAGCACACGGGGGAGATCCGCACAGTGCAAGTGGGGCTGGACCGCGAG GTGGTCGCCGTGTACAATCTGACCCTGCAGGTGGCCGACATGTCTGGAGATGGCCTCACAGCCACGGCTTCCGCTGTCATCTCCGTCGACGACATCAATGACAATGCCCCCGAGTTCACCAGGGATGAG TCCTTCATGGAGGCCACAGAGGCTGTCAGCGGAGTGGATGTGGGGCGGCTAGAAGTGGAGGACAGGGACCTGCCAGGCTCCCCCAACTGGGCAGCCAAGTTCACCATCCTGGAAGGTGACCCCGACGGGCAGTTCACTATCCGCACAGACCCTAAGACCAACGCCGGTGTGCTCTCCGTGGTGAAG CCCCTGGACTATGAGAGCCGCCAGCTTTACGAGCTCAAAGTGTCGGTGCAGAATGAGGCCCCGCTGCAGGCAGCTGCCCCCCGGGcccagcagggccaggccagggtcaTTGTGCGGGTGCAGGACACCAACGAGGCCCCCGTATTCCAGGAGAACCCACTGCGGACCAGCCTGGCCGAGGGGACGCCCCCGGGAACCCCTGTGGCCACTTTCTCTGCCCGAGACCCCGACACACAGCAGCTGCAGAGGCTCAG TTACTCCAAGGACTATGACCCCGAGGACTGGCTGCAGGTGGACGGAGCTACCGGCCGGATCCAGACCCAGCGCGTGCTCAGCCCGGCCTCCCCCTTCCTCAAGGACGGCTGGTACAGGGCCATCATCCTGGCCTGCGATGACG CCTCCCCGCCGAGCACAGCCACCGGCACCCTGTCCATCGAGATCCTAGAGGTCAATGATCACGCCCCTGTGCTGGCCCCACCGCCACCGCCCAGCAGCCTGTGCAGTGAGCCGCACCAGGGTCCCGGCCTCCTCCTGGGCGCCACAGACGAGGACCTGCCCCCCCATGGGGCCCCCTTCCACTTCCAGCTGAGCCCCAGTCTCCCGGAGCTTGGCCAGAACTGGAGCCTCAGCCAGGTCAATG GGACCCACGTGCACCTGCAGCCGCGGCTCCGGCTCACCGAGGGCCCACACGTGCTGCGCCTGCTGCTCCGGGACTCGGGGCGGCCGCCCCAGCAGCGCGAGCAGCTGCTGAACGTGACCGTGTGTCACTGCAGCTCTGATGGCGCCTGCCTGCCCGGGACTGCTGCACTGCGGGCCGGGCACGCGGGTCTCAGCCTGGCCGCGCTGCTCACCATGCTGGCCAGTGCCGCAGCGCTGCTGC TGCTGGTCCTGCTCATGGTGCTCCGCACGCGGTGCCGGCAGCGGTCGCAGGACAAGGGGCTGATGTACGGGCTGCAGGACGAACTTCGGGACAACATCCTCAACTACGATGAgcaggggggcggggaggaggacCAG GATGCCTATGACATAAACCAGCTGCGCCACCCCACAAAGCTGACAGCTCCTCTGGGCCGGCCGCCGCTTCGGCGGGACACCCCGTATGGGCACCTGCCCCCCCAGCCTCCCCGCATGCTGcccaccagccctgctgacatcttggaCTTCATCAGTGAT GGCTTGGAGGCTGCAGACAGCGACCCCAGTGTGCCACCCTATGACACAGCTCTCATCTATGACTACGAGGGGGACGGCTCCGTGGCTGGGACGCTGAGCTCCATCCTGTCCAGCCTTGGTGACGAGGACCAGGATTATGATTACTTGCGGGACTGGGGTCCCCGCTTCACCCGGCTGGCGGACATGTACGGGCGCCCATGA
- the CDH15 gene encoding cadherin-15 isoform X1 — translation MQTPPTLSPGVSGTSFLGESVAAGVRPAPEALPQPTAIWTFCESLGLCVGVPGLHKPTTLYPWRRAPALGRVRRAWVIPPISVSENHKRLPYPLVQIKSDKQQLGSVIYSIQGPGVDEEPRGVFSIDKFTGRVFLNAMLDREKTDRFRLRAFALDLGGSTLEDPTDLEIVVVDQNDNRPTFQQEVFTGRVVEGAVPGTYVTRAEATDADDPETDNAALRYSILEQGSPELFSIDEHTGEIRTVQVGLDREVVAVYNLTLQVADMSGDGLTATASAVISVDDINDNAPEFTRDESFMEATEAVSGVDVGRLEVEDRDLPGSPNWAAKFTILEGDPDGQFTIRTDPKTNAGVLSVVKPLDYESRQLYELKVSVQNEAPLQAAAPRAQQGQARVIVRVQDTNEAPVFQENPLRTSLAEGTPPGTPVATFSARDPDTQQLQRLSYSKDYDPEDWLQVDGATGRIQTQRVLSPASPFLKDGWYRAIILACDDASPPSTATGTLSIEILEVNDHAPVLAPPPPPSSLCSEPHQGPGLLLGATDEDLPPHGAPFHFQLSPSLPELGQNWSLSQVNGTHVHLQPRLRLTEGPHVLRLLLRDSGRPPQQREQLLNVTVCHCSSDGACLPGTAALRAGHAGLSLAALLTMLASAAALLLLVLLMVLRTRCRQRSQDKGLMYGLQDELRDNILNYDEQGGGEEDQDAYDINQLRHPTKLTAPLGRPPLRRDTPYGHLPPQPPRMLPTSPADILDFISDGLEAADSDPSVPPYDTALIYDYEGDGSVAGTLSSILSSLGDEDQDYDYLRDWGPRFTRLADMYGRP, via the exons ATGCAAACCCCACCCACGCTCTCACCAGGCGTGTCAGGAACATCCTTCCTTGGAGAGTCGGTTGCGGCAGGTGTGAGGCCGGCCCCAGAAGCCCTTCCCCAGCCCACCGCCATCTGGACATTTTGTGAG AGCCTTGGCCTGTGTGTGGGGGTCCCCGGGCTGCACAAGCCTACCACCCTATACCCCTGGCGCCGGGCGCCTGCGCTGGGCCGTGTGCGCAGAGCCTGGGTCATTCCCCCCATCAGTGTGTCTGAGAACCACAAGCGCCTCCCCTACCCCCTGGTGCAG ATCAAGTCGGACAAGCAGCAGCTCGGCAGTGTCATTTACAGCATCCAGGGACCCGGCGTGGACGAGGAGCCACGGGGCGTCTTCTCCATAGACAAGTTCACCGGGCGGGTGTTCCTTAATGCCATGCTGGACCGCGAGAAGACCGACCGCTTTAGG CTGCGGGCCTTTGCCCTGGACCTGGGAGGGTCCACCCTGGAGGACCCCACAGACCTGGAGATCGTGGTTGTGGATCAGAACGACAACCGGCCCACCTTCCAGCAAGAGGTGTTCACTGGCCGAGTGGTTGAGGGCGCTGTCCCAG GCACCTATGTGACCAGGGCGGAGGCCACGGATGCCGACGACCCAGAAACAGACAATGCAGCGCTGCGGTACTCCATCCTGGAGCAAGGCAGCCCCGAGCTCTTCAGCATCGACGAGCACACGGGGGAGATCCGCACAGTGCAAGTGGGGCTGGACCGCGAG GTGGTCGCCGTGTACAATCTGACCCTGCAGGTGGCCGACATGTCTGGAGATGGCCTCACAGCCACGGCTTCCGCTGTCATCTCCGTCGACGACATCAATGACAATGCCCCCGAGTTCACCAGGGATGAG TCCTTCATGGAGGCCACAGAGGCTGTCAGCGGAGTGGATGTGGGGCGGCTAGAAGTGGAGGACAGGGACCTGCCAGGCTCCCCCAACTGGGCAGCCAAGTTCACCATCCTGGAAGGTGACCCCGACGGGCAGTTCACTATCCGCACAGACCCTAAGACCAACGCCGGTGTGCTCTCCGTGGTGAAG CCCCTGGACTATGAGAGCCGCCAGCTTTACGAGCTCAAAGTGTCGGTGCAGAATGAGGCCCCGCTGCAGGCAGCTGCCCCCCGGGcccagcagggccaggccagggtcaTTGTGCGGGTGCAGGACACCAACGAGGCCCCCGTATTCCAGGAGAACCCACTGCGGACCAGCCTGGCCGAGGGGACGCCCCCGGGAACCCCTGTGGCCACTTTCTCTGCCCGAGACCCCGACACACAGCAGCTGCAGAGGCTCAG TTACTCCAAGGACTATGACCCCGAGGACTGGCTGCAGGTGGACGGAGCTACCGGCCGGATCCAGACCCAGCGCGTGCTCAGCCCGGCCTCCCCCTTCCTCAAGGACGGCTGGTACAGGGCCATCATCCTGGCCTGCGATGACG CCTCCCCGCCGAGCACAGCCACCGGCACCCTGTCCATCGAGATCCTAGAGGTCAATGATCACGCCCCTGTGCTGGCCCCACCGCCACCGCCCAGCAGCCTGTGCAGTGAGCCGCACCAGGGTCCCGGCCTCCTCCTGGGCGCCACAGACGAGGACCTGCCCCCCCATGGGGCCCCCTTCCACTTCCAGCTGAGCCCCAGTCTCCCGGAGCTTGGCCAGAACTGGAGCCTCAGCCAGGTCAATG GGACCCACGTGCACCTGCAGCCGCGGCTCCGGCTCACCGAGGGCCCACACGTGCTGCGCCTGCTGCTCCGGGACTCGGGGCGGCCGCCCCAGCAGCGCGAGCAGCTGCTGAACGTGACCGTGTGTCACTGCAGCTCTGATGGCGCCTGCCTGCCCGGGACTGCTGCACTGCGGGCCGGGCACGCGGGTCTCAGCCTGGCCGCGCTGCTCACCATGCTGGCCAGTGCCGCAGCGCTGCTGC TGCTGGTCCTGCTCATGGTGCTCCGCACGCGGTGCCGGCAGCGGTCGCAGGACAAGGGGCTGATGTACGGGCTGCAGGACGAACTTCGGGACAACATCCTCAACTACGATGAgcaggggggcggggaggaggacCAG GATGCCTATGACATAAACCAGCTGCGCCACCCCACAAAGCTGACAGCTCCTCTGGGCCGGCCGCCGCTTCGGCGGGACACCCCGTATGGGCACCTGCCCCCCCAGCCTCCCCGCATGCTGcccaccagccctgctgacatcttggaCTTCATCAGTGAT GGCTTGGAGGCTGCAGACAGCGACCCCAGTGTGCCACCCTATGACACAGCTCTCATCTATGACTACGAGGGGGACGGCTCCGTGGCTGGGACGCTGAGCTCCATCCTGTCCAGCCTTGGTGACGAGGACCAGGATTATGATTACTTGCGGGACTGGGGTCCCCGCTTCACCCGGCTGGCGGACATGTACGGGCGCCCATGA